A window of Cohnella herbarum contains these coding sequences:
- a CDS encoding sensor histidine kinase, with product MRIRTLLLLSYFVVILLSITLVGTVSFYISYKTMAEKIESASMQVIRQIENNMDNDFHSKRNLMLAPYTDSEYIDGINRYEDMSDQEKFQFRQNIGDLYLKSFNVTPIRDFIRFQIYYSNGELLSSSDARKPWTPSQVRNSEWFRATVAKDGEVFFSGLIVTDEKDTSEVASYSSSIMIRDFSNPDRFIIMRTEYRASLFHSIGLNDNLSENSQIVFLDEDNRLIYESGDHPSSLSESDMLGRVIGKEGKFWTHIGGQEMLVSYTRSGYSNWKAVIITPRVEIFGALDNIKTTVIFTALIAFVITFLISMMFGQRITKPILNLFKSVNRIKRGDFSVRVEVDRNDEIGLIGKNFNAMQDELQTLIETKYLNQIKLQEVELAMLYSQINPHFLYNTLDSIRSMSDYYKVPEISVMAQSLADMFRYNTKNRDEIVTLQEELVQIDAYIQIQSIRFEDKIVYHQMIEEDLYGTPLLKMTLQPLVENAVFHGIERKRGKGNITISAQREQDRIKLTIKDDGVGISERRLNEIREKLKPPMQQAEMNFSAQENGIGITNVYSRYVIRFGDRFNFFIDSKKGVGTEITLIFPPFDV from the coding sequence ATGCGCATCCGCACCTTACTATTACTTAGCTACTTTGTCGTCATTTTGCTTAGTATTACGCTAGTCGGAACCGTATCGTTCTATATCTCTTACAAGACGATGGCAGAGAAAATCGAATCGGCCAGTATGCAGGTTATTAGGCAGATCGAGAACAATATGGACAACGATTTTCACAGCAAACGAAATTTAATGCTGGCACCTTATACCGATTCGGAATATATAGACGGAATTAACCGTTATGAAGATATGAGCGATCAAGAGAAGTTTCAGTTCCGGCAAAACATTGGGGACCTCTACTTAAAAAGCTTTAATGTAACTCCGATCCGCGATTTCATCCGGTTCCAAATCTATTACAGCAACGGGGAACTGTTAAGCTCTTCGGATGCACGGAAACCTTGGACGCCGTCGCAGGTGCGCAATTCGGAATGGTTCCGAGCAACAGTCGCCAAGGACGGGGAAGTATTCTTTAGTGGATTAATCGTGACGGATGAGAAGGACACTTCGGAAGTGGCCTCTTATTCCTCTTCCATTATGATCCGGGACTTCTCGAACCCTGACCGTTTTATTATTATGCGAACGGAATACAGAGCGAGTCTATTCCACAGTATCGGACTGAACGACAATCTATCCGAAAACAGCCAAATCGTTTTTTTGGACGAGGATAATCGACTGATTTATGAATCCGGCGACCATCCAAGCTCCCTCTCCGAATCCGATATGCTCGGGAGGGTTATCGGGAAGGAAGGGAAATTCTGGACGCACATCGGTGGTCAAGAAATGCTGGTCTCTTATACGCGGTCCGGATACTCGAATTGGAAAGCCGTTATCATTACGCCGAGGGTCGAAATATTCGGAGCGCTCGACAACATCAAGACGACGGTTATTTTTACCGCGTTGATCGCATTTGTCATTACATTCCTTATCTCCATGATGTTCGGCCAACGAATAACGAAACCGATCCTGAACTTATTCAAATCCGTCAATCGCATTAAACGGGGGGATTTCTCTGTTCGGGTCGAGGTCGATCGTAATGATGAAATCGGTCTAATCGGGAAAAACTTCAACGCGATGCAGGATGAGCTTCAGACGCTGATCGAGACGAAGTATTTGAACCAGATCAAGCTGCAAGAAGTGGAACTCGCGATGCTTTATTCCCAGATCAACCCGCATTTCCTCTATAACACTCTCGATAGCATTCGCTCAATGTCGGATTATTATAAAGTGCCCGAGATTAGCGTGATGGCGCAGTCGCTCGCGGACATGTTTAGGTACAATACGAAAAACCGGGACGAAATCGTCACATTGCAGGAGGAACTCGTACAGATCGACGCTTACATTCAGATTCAGAGCATCCGATTCGAGGACAAGATCGTCTATCATCAGATGATCGAAGAGGACCTGTACGGGACTCCATTGTTGAAAATGACACTGCAACCTCTTGTGGAAAATGCCGTATTTCACGGAATCGAGCGCAAGCGCGGAAAAGGAAACATTACGATCTCCGCTCAGCGCGAACAAGATCGAATCAAACTTACCATTAAGGATGATGGCGTCGGTATATCGGAGAGAAGATTAAACGAAATCAGGGAAAAGCTGAAACCGCCTATGCAGCAAGCAGAGATGAACTTCTCCGCTCAGGAGAACGGAATAGGCATCACTAATGTGTATTCGCGGTACGTGATTCGTTTCGGTGACCGTTTTAATTTCTTCATTGACAGTAAAAAAGGGGTCGGCACGGAAATTACGCTAATCTTTCCGCCTTTCGATGTTTAA